The Jannaschia sp. M317 DNA segment TCATACGCTGGATGCGATCTGCGACAGGTTGGGGATCATCCTGCCGGAGGAGGTACGGCACACGGCCCTGGGCGATGCCATGGCCACAGCAGAAGCCTTTGTCGCGATGCTGCCGGTTCTGGAGGCGAAGGGCCTGACCACCTTTGGACAGGTCCGGGCAGAGATGCGCAGGCATGCGCGCATCCTGAAGGTACAGGACTAGCGGTTCCGGTCGAACTGGGTCGCGCCGGGCACCGGGCGCAGCCAGCTTTCGCGGCGGATCGTCCAGAGTTCATAGGTTGGCGCGAATTGATCCGGTGCATCCAGGGCACCCAGATGCAGATCCACCTCGGTGCCCGAGACGGCGAAGACCGAGCTTCCGCAGGTGGCGCAGACGTGGCGTCCGTCGTGGGCGCGGGTCTTGCCGGTGATCGCGACGGCGCTGCCC contains these protein-coding regions:
- a CDS encoding GFA family protein; protein product: MGLVTGGCQCGAVRITATGAPDRVGLCHCLDCRKHHGAPFFAAAVFRGSAVAITGKTRAHDGRHVCATCGSSVFAVSGTEVDLHLGALDAPDQFAPTYELWTIRRESWLRPVPGATQFDRNR